CAAGACGGCCCGCTCACGTTCAGCACCTCGAACCATGGCCAAAGTGTACGAAACAGTTTCGTACACTTCAACCGGTTTCCTCGCGTAGAACTAAACTGCAACACGTTTCAGTTTTGGTGTCTTGATCGTTTAGGCTGGCCGCGTGCCAGCAGCTACCTCGCAACCCGCGATCGACGGGTGGTTTTCCACCGACGACGCCGGTGCCACCCACCTGATCGGCGGCAAGTGCACCCAGTGCGCCACGTATGTGTTCCCGCCGCGTGAGAACAACTGCCCCAACCCGGCCTGTGACAGCGACACCCTCGACCTGGTCCCCCTGTCCCGCCGCGGGAAAGTGTGGAGCTACACCGAGAACCGGTACCTCCCGCCGTCGCCGTATCCCAAGACCGACCCGTTCGAGCCGTTCGCGATCGCCGCGGTGGAACTGGCCGACGAGGGATTGATCGTGCTCGGCAAGGTCGTCGAGGGCACCCTGGCCGCCGATCTCAAGGTGGGCATGGAGATGGAGCTGACCACCATGACGCTCTACACCGACGACGAGGGCGTCGAGCGGACCACCCACGCCTGGAGGATCGCATGAGCACTCCCGAACCCCTGTACATCCTCGGCGCGGGCATGCACCCGTGGGGCAAGTGGGGACGCGACTTCACCGAGTACGGCGTCGTCGCCGCCCGTGCCGCGCTCGCCGAGGCCGGCCTGGACTGGCGCCAGATCCAGCTGGTCGCCGGCGCCGACACCATCCGGAACGGCTACCCCGGCTTCATCGCCGGCTCGACGTTCGCCCAGAAGCTGGGCTGGAACGGCGTGCCGGTGTCGTCTTCGTACGCCGCCTGCGCGTCCGGCTCGCAGGCGCTGCAGAGCGCCCGCGCCCAGATCTTGGCCGGCTTCTGCGACGTCGCCCTGGTCATCGGTGCCGACACCACGCCCAAGGGTGCGTTCGCGCCGGTCGGTGGCGAGCGCAAGAACGATCCCGACTGGCAGCGCTTCCACCTGCTGGGCGCGATGAACCCGGTGTACTTCGCCCTGCTGGCGCGGCGCCGGATGGATCTCTATGGCGCCACGGCCGAGGACTTCGCCCAGGTGAAGGTGAAGAACTCCCGCCACGGTCTGCAGAACCCGAACGCGCGCTACCGCAAGGAATCCGCGATCGAGGACGTGCTGGCCAGCCCGGTGGTCTCCGACCCGCTGCGCCAGCTCGACATCTGCGCCACCTCCGATGGAGCGGCCGCGCTGATCGTGGCGTCGAAGTCGTTCGCGGAGAAGCACCTCGGCTCGCTTGAGGGGGTGCCGTCGGTCCGCGCGATCTCTACGGTGACGCCGCAGTACCCACAGCATCTGCCCGAATTGCCGGACATCGCAACGGATTCCACCGCAGTCGTGCCGGCGCCGGAGCGCGTGTTCAAGGACCAGATTCTCGACGCGGCGTACGCCGAGGCCGGCATCGGACCCGAGGATGTCAGCCTGGCCGAGGTGTACGACCTGTCCACCGCCCTGGAGCTGGACTGGTACGAGCACCTGGGCCTGTGCGCCAAGGGTGAGGGTGAGCAGCTGCTGCGCAGCGGCGCCACCACCATCGGCGGGCGCGTCCCGGTGAACCCGTCGGGCGGCCTCGCGTGCTTCGGCGAGGCCATCCCGGCCCAGGCCATCGCGCAGGTGTGCGAGCTGACCTGGCAGCTCAAGGGCCAGGCCACCGGCCGTCAGGTCGAGGGCGCCACGGTCGGCGTGACCGCCAACCAGGGCCTGTTCGGCCACGGCTCCTCGGTGATCGTCGCGCGGTAGCTCCGTTGTTTGCGCGGGCGTGCGTGTCTGCTCCGCGACACGCCGCCGCGCGGCAGCATTTTGCGCACGTTCGCGTCACGATGACGGTGTGAGCGAAACCGTCGCCGTCCGCGTCAAACCCGGCAGCCGCAAAGGCCCGCTGGTCGAGGTCGCTGACGACGGCGCGCTCACGATCTACGTCCAGGAACGCGCGGTCGACGGCAAGGCCAATGACGCCGTCATCAAACTGCTGGCCCAGCATCTGGGTGTGCCGCGCAGCCGTGTGGAGTTGATCTCCGGAGCGACTGCGCGGCTCAAGCGCTTTCGGGTCAGCTGAGGTTGCGGTTCCACTCCAGCCAGCCGACGCCGCTGCGCCCGTCGGCGGTACGTACCGTCGCCCACGCCCGCGGGAACTGGCTGACCCGGCCGTCGGCCGCCACGAGCAAAACCGGGGCGTGGCCCTGAATGTCGACCGTCACCTCGATGTCACCGGGCTGCAGGGTCAGCGTGGTCGCCACCGGCAGATCGTCAGCGCCGAGCTCGTGTTCCGCGGTCACGGTCTGCAATTCGACGAGCGGCTCACCCGCCCGCTGGGCATAGCCGATACCGATCGGCGGCATGCCCGGGATCCGGATGTCGACACCGTGCAGGTGGGTGCCGTCGTCGAGATGGATCGCACTCCACACCCAGTTCATCGACCACCAGTCGCGCACACCCCACGAGTGGTCGCGTTGTCCCGCAACGGCTTCGATGGTGTGGGTCTGATCGCCGATGATCACCGTTCCCGATACCGCGCACGGAATCTCATAGCGCGGCGTGATCCGGTATTGGTACGGCGTTCCCACGGTGCGCCAGGTCAGGTCCAACGTCACCGAGATCTCCTGCCCCGACTCGCCACGCAGCAATGCCGACGGGTCGTCGAACGCCTCGCCAGTCCCCGTGGCGGTCAGGCGGTACACCTCGAGCGGCTCGTCCGGGTGCAGGTTCAGCTCGACCCCTTCGCCCTTGACCGACGCCGGCTCGGCCAGCGGTGCGTGAAAGTCGTTGAGCGCCACTGTCGGCATGCCCGGCCCGCAGAACAGCACGTTGATCCATGCGGTGTCCTGGTTGGGAATCAGCCCGAGCCTGACCCAGCCGCCGAAACCCGCGTCGGCGTCGACGAAGTCGAAGTACCAGCTCTCGTTCCACAGATCCTCGGCGGTCGGGGTGTGCGCATGGTCATCCTCGGGCGCGGGCACCAACGGCTCCGGAACAGCCGGTGGCGCAAGGACATCCAGCGCATGGGTGTCCAGCACGTGGCTGCAGTGCCGGTCGAGCATGGTCATGAACATCTGGTCGCCGCGTTCGGTACGTTCCACCAGCATCGAGGAGATGATCGCCATCATCACGCCGAAGAAGCTCTGCCGGCGCACGCCCTCACGCACCTGGCCGAGCGTCAGGGCCGAGTCCGGTCCGAGTGCCTGGTGATACGCGGTCAGTAACTCGTCGTAGTGGGCGCGGCGCTGCTCGACGGGCAGGGCACAGCCGATGAAGTACGCGACGTCGGTGAACGCCGGCCCTCTGGTGACGGTCTGCCAGTCGACCACGGTCAGCGCCCGGTCGGCCCCCTCGGCGCCGAACAGCATGTTGTCGAGCCGATAGTCGCCGTGTACGAGCCCGTGTGGCCGCTGAGGCGCGCCCTCATCGGCGAGATACGCATCGAAACTCTCGACAAGACGTTCGCAGACGTTCCGCTGTTCTGGCGTGATCAGGCCCGCATAGCGCTCGACGAACGCGGCGTACAGGCCCGAGATCAGGGCCTGGTTGACGGGTGCCTCCCGGTTGAGCCAGTCGGCGTCGTCCAGGGCGGCGGCGCCGAGCATCGACCCGTGCACCCGGCCCAGCTCGGTCAGCGCCACCGTGGCCTGTTCGGCCGTCGCGCCGCGGATCTCATCACCCACGACGGCCGGGGTGGCATCGCCGAGCAGCAGGTCGAACGCGCCGGTCTCCGGGTCGAACGCGGCGTGATAGCACGGCGCCACCGGTCCCGGATCCAGGGCCGGGGCGATGTCGGCGTAGAACCGCACCTCGCGCTCGTAGAGGCCGAGGGCCAGCCCGGTCTGCCGGCTGCTCGGGTCGGTGGCGGCCACCTTCAGCACCACCGATGCCGGGCCGGTGGTGCTCCCCGCATACTCCAGCGACACCCGGTAGCACTCGCTCATCTGCCCGGTGCCGATCCGCTCGAAACTGAAGCCGCTGACCGGACCGGCGCCGATGGCGGCGGTCAACCAGTCGCAGGTCAGGTCGTCGGGGCGGTCCAGCACGGCTGTCTGAGTGGGATGCACACAGGCAACCTAGCAGTGTTCGGGATCACATATGACAGGTGTCAACTAATGGTGTGCCGCGGTGGCGTGGCTGTGCGCGCAGGCGTCCGGCGGGGTGGCCGGAACGTCAAGGGCCGGGTTGCGGTCGAAGAAGCCGAACGGCTTGAGCCAGAACGACACGACGTCGACGGGCATCACCGGCCAGTCCTCCGGCCGGGTGATGTGGTGGATGCCGAACACGTACCAGAGCACTACATCGGTGTTGTCGATCGACCGGTTGGCCCGGGTCCACTCACCCAGCCCGGTGTCGGCCACCGACTGGTTCACGAACTCCCCCGCCGGCCATCGTTCGTCGGGGTGATTCGGGGTGACCCAGAGGGTGTGGCCAATGACGTTGGCGCGTTTGAGCACCGGAGACGAGGCATCGAACATGGCCGGGATCGCTCCGGTGGGCACCAGCTTGTAGGACGGGTGGGTGCCCAATCCGTTGACGACGTTGGTGTTGACCACCTTCCAGGCGCGCTGGGTGGCGAAGTTGACGTCCTGACGGCCCTCCTGCTCGGTCCGCAGCGCCTGATTGCGCACCACCAACGACAGGCCGTACGGATTGTCGGGGTTGATCGGCTCGGCGTGCGACTCCGTCATGTAGACCGTGTTGTCGGAGCCGTCGATGTCCAGGTCGAGCCGGGCGATCAGGAAGTGTTGATGGAACGGCGCATAGGTGCGCTCGTCGACCAGCGTCCCGTTGGCGTGCGGTTGCCCCGCCGGCACCGGTGTGGTGACCATGATCCCGGTGGCGCGGACCTCGCATTCGATGTTGCCGTCCTGATACAGCCGCCAGTACACCAGGTATTCGTAATTGGCGACGGTGACATGGAAGGACAGGGTGAGCCTGCGCATCCGGCGCACCTCCGCCCCGGCGTCATGGTCGACATGCTTCCACAGCACGGCGTTGTCTTCCTCGTGGATGCAGATCGCGTTGGTGATGGTGTACGGCTCGCCCGAGCTGTCGTGCAGAACCGCGTCCAGGTAACGGATTTCGCCCAGGCAGTCGCAACCGAGCTCCAGCGAGGTGGTCATGAACCCCAGGCCCCACTCACCGATGTCGAACGCGGTGCGACGGTAGTGGTCGACCGAGGGATCCCGGTACGGAACCACCATCTCGGCGAACGACATCCGGTGTGCCACCGAGCGATTCATTTCGCCGTCGCGGTACCGCACGGTGTGCAGCGTCATGCCCTCGCGATGGTTGAACCCGACCCGCAGCGACCAGTTCTGCCACTGCAGCAGGTTTCCGTCCAACGTGAACGACGGGCCTTCGGGCTGGGTGATGACCAGCGGCTTGAGCGGCTCCCGGCGCGAGCCCGACCGGATGCGCTCGGGAATGTGATGCGGCACGTATTCGCCCATCACACTTGGCATCTCGGAGCTACCGTCGTCTTCGACGCGCAGCACCTCCATGGTGTTGACGTCGATCACGCAATGCAGCCCACTTACCGGGTGGGCGTACGGATTGGCACCAGGCGCGTGTTTGTACCAGGTGTCCGACCACCCGAGGCGCCGGTCACGGTATTCCGGCGGCGCGACCGCGTCACCGTAGGTCCAGGTGTCCATGAACACGTTGTCCAGGTCGGTGATGCCGCGTTTGGTCAGCGCCGCGATCACATCGGGATGCCGCCGGAGCACCTCGTCGCACTCGACGAACTCGTCGACGGTGAAGTTGGCCTGCACCCCTGGTACGTGATCGAAGTTCTCGACCCGGTCGCCGGTCAGGGACACCACCCCCTTGTAGGTGGCATTCGCCGACCGGTCCAGACAGATCACCGCGGCCCGTCGGACGGGCGTCGCACCGCCACCGTCGAAGGCGGCCAGGTCGGCCTTGCTGGGCTCGACGAGTTCCACCGAGGCGACCCGCCAGCCTTCCCCGACCCCGCGCTCGCGCCGCAATATCGCTGCC
The genomic region above belongs to Mycolicibacterium sp. HK-90 and contains:
- a CDS encoding primary-amine oxidase; this encodes MDYPLDPLSADEFRAVAAILRRERGVGEGWRVASVELVEPSKADLAAFDGGGATPVRRAAVICLDRSANATYKGVVSLTGDRVENFDHVPGVQANFTVDEFVECDEVLRRHPDVIAALTKRGITDLDNVFMDTWTYGDAVAPPEYRDRRLGWSDTWYKHAPGANPYAHPVSGLHCVIDVNTMEVLRVEDDGSSEMPSVMGEYVPHHIPERIRSGSRREPLKPLVITQPEGPSFTLDGNLLQWQNWSLRVGFNHREGMTLHTVRYRDGEMNRSVAHRMSFAEMVVPYRDPSVDHYRRTAFDIGEWGLGFMTTSLELGCDCLGEIRYLDAVLHDSSGEPYTITNAICIHEEDNAVLWKHVDHDAGAEVRRMRRLTLSFHVTVANYEYLVYWRLYQDGNIECEVRATGIMVTTPVPAGQPHANGTLVDERTYAPFHQHFLIARLDLDIDGSDNTVYMTESHAEPINPDNPYGLSLVVRNQALRTEQEGRQDVNFATQRAWKVVNTNVVNGLGTHPSYKLVPTGAIPAMFDASSPVLKRANVIGHTLWVTPNHPDERWPAGEFVNQSVADTGLGEWTRANRSIDNTDVVLWYVFGIHHITRPEDWPVMPVDVVSFWLKPFGFFDRNPALDVPATPPDACAHSHATAAHH
- a CDS encoding Zn-ribbon domain-containing OB-fold protein, producing the protein MPAATSQPAIDGWFSTDDAGATHLIGGKCTQCATYVFPPRENNCPNPACDSDTLDLVPLSRRGKVWSYTENRYLPPSPYPKTDPFEPFAIAAVELADEGLIVLGKVVEGTLAADLKVGMEMELTTMTLYTDDEGVERTTHAWRIA
- a CDS encoding lipid-transfer protein, translated to MSTPEPLYILGAGMHPWGKWGRDFTEYGVVAARAALAEAGLDWRQIQLVAGADTIRNGYPGFIAGSTFAQKLGWNGVPVSSSYAACASGSQALQSARAQILAGFCDVALVIGADTTPKGAFAPVGGERKNDPDWQRFHLLGAMNPVYFALLARRRMDLYGATAEDFAQVKVKNSRHGLQNPNARYRKESAIEDVLASPVVSDPLRQLDICATSDGAAALIVASKSFAEKHLGSLEGVPSVRAISTVTPQYPQHLPELPDIATDSTAVVPAPERVFKDQILDAAYAEAGIGPEDVSLAEVYDLSTALELDWYEHLGLCAKGEGEQLLRSGATTIGGRVPVNPSGGLACFGEAIPAQAIAQVCELTWQLKGQATGRQVEGATVGVTANQGLFGHGSSVIVAR
- a CDS encoding phosphotransferase; its protein translation is MHPTQTAVLDRPDDLTCDWLTAAIGAGPVSGFSFERIGTGQMSECYRVSLEYAGSTTGPASVVLKVAATDPSSRQTGLALGLYEREVRFYADIAPALDPGPVAPCYHAAFDPETGAFDLLLGDATPAVVGDEIRGATAEQATVALTELGRVHGSMLGAAALDDADWLNREAPVNQALISGLYAAFVERYAGLITPEQRNVCERLVESFDAYLADEGAPQRPHGLVHGDYRLDNMLFGAEGADRALTVVDWQTVTRGPAFTDVAYFIGCALPVEQRRAHYDELLTAYHQALGPDSALTLGQVREGVRRQSFFGVMMAIISSMLVERTERGDQMFMTMLDRHCSHVLDTHALDVLAPPAVPEPLVPAPEDDHAHTPTAEDLWNESWYFDFVDADAGFGGWVRLGLIPNQDTAWINVLFCGPGMPTVALNDFHAPLAEPASVKGEGVELNLHPDEPLEVYRLTATGTGEAFDDPSALLRGESGQEISVTLDLTWRTVGTPYQYRITPRYEIPCAVSGTVIIGDQTHTIEAVAGQRDHSWGVRDWWSMNWVWSAIHLDDGTHLHGVDIRIPGMPPIGIGYAQRAGEPLVELQTVTAEHELGADDLPVATTLTLQPGDIEVTVDIQGHAPVLLVAADGRVSQFPRAWATVRTADGRSGVGWLEWNRNLS
- a CDS encoding DUF167 domain-containing protein, giving the protein MSETVAVRVKPGSRKGPLVEVADDGALTIYVQERAVDGKANDAVIKLLAQHLGVPRSRVELISGATARLKRFRVS